In one Siniperca chuatsi isolate FFG_IHB_CAS linkage group LG14, ASM2008510v1, whole genome shotgun sequence genomic region, the following are encoded:
- the lig3 gene encoding DNA ligase 3 isoform X1, with protein MQRQLILLAHKTVCVGVHPLGALVRCQQLWKVCRAFSVSSCLKHLPPTVRALNFPPQIHNFSLVSHKHRLLQNGRPLLSLHQCFSNQPDMADQRFIVEYAKRGTAGCKKCKDKIQKGIVRIGKIVPNPFSESAGEMKEWYHVKCIFEKLERARATTKKIEDITDLEGWEELQDEDKGLIDKHVSELMAKVNASPKKKVQAKLNTTSQLMAPPADPSVNAPRKFSGFTAAKAGISSSPGPSSSPAKASHGSPLSAQLCDPQHKDCLFREFRKLCAMVAEHNSYNVKTQIIEKFLKKGSGGDKFHGDLYLTVKLLLPGVVKSVYNLNDKQIVKLFSRIFRCDQDAMVRDLEQGDVSETVRMFFEESKSFPAATKSLLTIQEVDASLIRLAQLTKEDEQQTELEDIAKKCTGNDLKCIIRLIKHDLKMNSGAKHVLDAVDPNAYDAFKASRNLGDVIERVLRNQQEASNGSGPRKLLSVEASLMTPVQPMLAEACKSIEYAMKKCPNGMYSEIKYDGERVQVHKNGDNFSYFSRSLKPVLPHKVAHFKDYIPQAFPGGHSMILDAEVLLIDTKTSKPLPFGTLGVHKKAAFQDANVCLFVFDCIYFNGVSLMERPLSERRKFLHDNMVEVRNRILFSEMKHVTRAGDLADMITRVIREGLEGLVLKDIKGSYEPGKRHWLKVKKDYLNEGAMADTADLVVLGAFYGKGSNGGIMSSFLMGCYDPDSKKWCTVTKCSGGYDDATLARLQKELDVIKISKDPSKIPGWLKIIKNYYPDFIIRNPEQAPVWEITGAEFSKSEMHTADGISIRFPRMTRIRDDKDWKSATNLHQLKELFRISKENCDFKVTAGPSTYGDDKGSSGGDSGGNSPSSSSHGSAPPKKTNSSNPPKPKAVKSQPRTPGSETPSAKKVKKSESVHSNGQTKAKATSQLLEPRNDKTLLDIFSGVKLFLPVSVQDFDKLRRYFVAYDGDLVLDYDAASATHTLAEPEEDSQAQRVSPSWIWECIRKRRVVPPC; from the exons ATGCAGAGGCAGCTTATTTTATTAGCTCACAAGACTGTCTGTGTAGGCGTACACCCTCTTGGAGCACTTGTCAGGTGTCAGCAACTCTGGAAAGTGTGTAGagccttttctgtctcttcatgCTTAAAACATCTACCTCCAACTGTTCGTGCATTAAATTTCCCCCCGCAAATCCATAATTTCTCCTTGGTATCCCATAAACACAGACTCCTCCAAAACGGTCGTCCGCTGCTTTCCCTACATCAGTGTTTCTCCAACCAGCCAGATATGGCAGATCAGAGGTTCATCGTGGAATACGCCAAACGCGGTACTGCAGGATGTAAGAAATGCAAGGACAAAATCCAAAAGGGCATAGTGCGCATAGGGAAGATTGTGCCAAACCCTTTCAGCGAGTCTGCAGGGGAGATGAAAGAGTGGTATCATGTGAAGTgtatatttgagaagctggaaaggGCGAGAGCCACCACGAAGAAGATTGAGGACATCACAGATCTGGAGGGCTGGGAGGAGCTGCAGGACGAAGACAAAGGGCTCATTGATAAACACGTTTCAG AACTGATGGCCAAAGTCAATGCAAGTCCAAAGAAGAAGGTGCAGGCCAAGTTGAACACCACCAGCCAACTAATGGCTCCTCCTGCTGACCCATCTGTCAACGCTCCACGCAAGTTCTCAGGCTTCACTG CTGCGAAGGCTGGTATCTCCAGCAGCCCGGGACCATCTTCTTCCCCTGCCAAAGCCAGCCACGGCAGCCCCCTGTCCGCCCAGCTTTGTGACCCCCAGCACAAGGACTGCCTCTTCAGAGAGTTTCGCAAGCTCTGTGCCATGGTGGCAGAACACAACAGCTACAATGTCAAGACACAGATTATTGAAAAGTTCCTCAAGAAGGGCTCAGGTGGAG ATAAGTTCCATGGAGATCTTTACCTGACAGTGAAGCTACTCCTGCCAGGCGTTGTAAAAAGTGTCTACAACCTCAATGACAAGCAGATCGTAAAACTCTTCAGCCGCATATTCAGATGTGACCAGGATGCCATGGTGCGCGATCTGGAACAG ggCGATGTGTCTGAGACAGTGAGGATGTTCTTCGAGGAGAGTAAATCATTTCCTGCGGCTACCAAGAGCCTCCTGACCATCCAGGAAGTGGATGCCTCCCTGATCCGCCTCGCCCAGCTGACCAAGGAGGATGAGCAGCAGACCGAGCTAGAGGATATTGCCAAAAA ATGCACCGGTAATGACCTGAAATGCATCATTCGACTTATTAAACACGACTTGAAGATGAACTCTGGAGCAAAACATGT CTTGGATGCTGTGGATCCAAATGCTTATGATGCCTTCAAGGCCTCGCGTAATCTGGGTGACGTGATTGAACGGGTATTGAGGAATCAGCAGGAGGCGTCTAATGGTTCAGGACCCAGGAAACTCCTCAGTGTGGAGGCCTCACTCATGACCCCTGTTCAGCCCATGTTG GCAGAGGCATGTAAATCCATCGAGTACGCCATGAAGAAATGCCCCAACGGGATGTACTCTGAGATCAAGTATGATGGAGAACGTGTGCAGGTCCACAAGAATGGAGACAACTTCAGCTACTTCAGCCGCAGCCTCAAACCAGTGTTGCCACACAAA GTGGCCCATTTCAAGGACTACATCCCTCAGGCTTTTCCCGGAGGCCACAGTATGATATTGGATGCTGAAGTCCTCCTAATTGACACAAAGACCAGTAAACCCCTGCCCTTTGGGACCTTGGGTGTACACAAG AAAGCAGCCTTTCAAGATGCCAATGTGTGCCTTTTTGTTTTCGACTGTATCTACTTCAATGGCGTGAGTCTCATGGAGAG GCCTCTGAGTGAACGCAGGAAGTTCCTGCATGACAACATGGTTGAAGTTCGCAACAGGATCCTGTTCTCAGAGATGAAGCACGTCACT aggGCAGGAGATCTGGCTGATATGATAACTCGTGTCATCAGAGAGGGACTAGAAGGCCTGGTGCTGAAAGACATAAAG GGCAGCTATGAACCAGGGAAGCGCCACTGGCTGAAAGTGAAGAAGGACTATTTGAACGAAGGGGCGATGGCAGACACAGCTGACCTGGTGGTGCTGGGGGCCTTCTATGGAAAAGGCTCGAATG GGGGCATCATGTCCAGTTTTCTAATGGGCTGTTATGACCCAGACTCCAAGAAATGGTGCACAGTCACCAAGTGCTCCGGAGGCTATGATGACGCCACCTTGGCCAGGCTCCAGAAAGAGCTGGATGTGATCAAAATCAGCAAG GACCCAAGCAAAATCCCAGGCTGGTTGAAAATCATCAAGAACTATTATCCAGATTTCATTATTCGCAACCCTGAG CAAGCACCTGTCTGGGAGATCACAGGCGCAGAGTTTTCCAAATCTGAAATGCACACCGCTGATGGCATCTCTATCCGCTTTCCCCGCATGACGCGCATCCGTGATGACAAGGACTGGAAGAGCGCCACCAACTTGCACCAGCTTAAA GAGCTCTTCCGCATATCAAAGGAGAACTGTGACTTTAAAGTGACAGCTGGACCGTCTACATACGGCGATGACAAGGGCTCATCAGGAGGGGACAGCGGAGGAAACTCCCCGTCGTCCTCGTCCCATGGAAGTGCTCCACCCAAGAAAACCA ACAGCAGCAACCCACCCAAACCAAAGGCGGTAAAATCCCAGCCTCGCACTCCTGGCTCAGAAACACCCAGTGCCAAGAAG GTGAAGAAAAGTGAAAGTGTTCACAGCAATGGACAGACCAAAGCAAAGGCAACGTCTCAACTGCTGGAACCAAGGAATGACAAG ACACTACTGGACATCTTCAGTGGGGTGAAGCTTTTCCTACCCGTCtcagtgcaggactttgacaaaCTGAGGCGGTACTTTGTGGCGTATGACGGAGACCTCGTACTGGACTATGATGCCGCCTCAGCCACACATACGCTGGCTGAACCTGAAGAGGACAGCCAGGCCCAGAGAGTGTCACCCAGCTGGATCTGGGAATGTATCCGCAAGAGGCGTGTCGTCCCTCCCTgttaa
- the lig3 gene encoding DNA ligase 3 isoform X2, producing the protein MADQRFIVEYAKRGTAGCKKCKDKIQKGIVRIGKIVPNPFSESAGEMKEWYHVKCIFEKLERARATTKKIEDITDLEGWEELQDEDKGLIDKHVSELMAKVNASPKKKVQAKLNTTSQLMAPPADPSVNAPRKFSGFTAAKAGISSSPGPSSSPAKASHGSPLSAQLCDPQHKDCLFREFRKLCAMVAEHNSYNVKTQIIEKFLKKGSGGDKFHGDLYLTVKLLLPGVVKSVYNLNDKQIVKLFSRIFRCDQDAMVRDLEQGDVSETVRMFFEESKSFPAATKSLLTIQEVDASLIRLAQLTKEDEQQTELEDIAKKCTGNDLKCIIRLIKHDLKMNSGAKHVLDAVDPNAYDAFKASRNLGDVIERVLRNQQEASNGSGPRKLLSVEASLMTPVQPMLAEACKSIEYAMKKCPNGMYSEIKYDGERVQVHKNGDNFSYFSRSLKPVLPHKVAHFKDYIPQAFPGGHSMILDAEVLLIDTKTSKPLPFGTLGVHKKAAFQDANVCLFVFDCIYFNGVSLMERPLSERRKFLHDNMVEVRNRILFSEMKHVTRAGDLADMITRVIREGLEGLVLKDIKGSYEPGKRHWLKVKKDYLNEGAMADTADLVVLGAFYGKGSNGGIMSSFLMGCYDPDSKKWCTVTKCSGGYDDATLARLQKELDVIKISKDPSKIPGWLKIIKNYYPDFIIRNPEQAPVWEITGAEFSKSEMHTADGISIRFPRMTRIRDDKDWKSATNLHQLKELFRISKENCDFKVTAGPSTYGDDKGSSGGDSGGNSPSSSSHGSAPPKKTNSSNPPKPKAVKSQPRTPGSETPSAKKVKKSESVHSNGQTKAKATSQLLEPRNDKTLLDIFSGVKLFLPVSVQDFDKLRRYFVAYDGDLVLDYDAASATHTLAEPEEDSQAQRVSPSWIWECIRKRRVVPPC; encoded by the exons ATGGCAGATCAGAGGTTCATCGTGGAATACGCCAAACGCGGTACTGCAGGATGTAAGAAATGCAAGGACAAAATCCAAAAGGGCATAGTGCGCATAGGGAAGATTGTGCCAAACCCTTTCAGCGAGTCTGCAGGGGAGATGAAAGAGTGGTATCATGTGAAGTgtatatttgagaagctggaaaggGCGAGAGCCACCACGAAGAAGATTGAGGACATCACAGATCTGGAGGGCTGGGAGGAGCTGCAGGACGAAGACAAAGGGCTCATTGATAAACACGTTTCAG AACTGATGGCCAAAGTCAATGCAAGTCCAAAGAAGAAGGTGCAGGCCAAGTTGAACACCACCAGCCAACTAATGGCTCCTCCTGCTGACCCATCTGTCAACGCTCCACGCAAGTTCTCAGGCTTCACTG CTGCGAAGGCTGGTATCTCCAGCAGCCCGGGACCATCTTCTTCCCCTGCCAAAGCCAGCCACGGCAGCCCCCTGTCCGCCCAGCTTTGTGACCCCCAGCACAAGGACTGCCTCTTCAGAGAGTTTCGCAAGCTCTGTGCCATGGTGGCAGAACACAACAGCTACAATGTCAAGACACAGATTATTGAAAAGTTCCTCAAGAAGGGCTCAGGTGGAG ATAAGTTCCATGGAGATCTTTACCTGACAGTGAAGCTACTCCTGCCAGGCGTTGTAAAAAGTGTCTACAACCTCAATGACAAGCAGATCGTAAAACTCTTCAGCCGCATATTCAGATGTGACCAGGATGCCATGGTGCGCGATCTGGAACAG ggCGATGTGTCTGAGACAGTGAGGATGTTCTTCGAGGAGAGTAAATCATTTCCTGCGGCTACCAAGAGCCTCCTGACCATCCAGGAAGTGGATGCCTCCCTGATCCGCCTCGCCCAGCTGACCAAGGAGGATGAGCAGCAGACCGAGCTAGAGGATATTGCCAAAAA ATGCACCGGTAATGACCTGAAATGCATCATTCGACTTATTAAACACGACTTGAAGATGAACTCTGGAGCAAAACATGT CTTGGATGCTGTGGATCCAAATGCTTATGATGCCTTCAAGGCCTCGCGTAATCTGGGTGACGTGATTGAACGGGTATTGAGGAATCAGCAGGAGGCGTCTAATGGTTCAGGACCCAGGAAACTCCTCAGTGTGGAGGCCTCACTCATGACCCCTGTTCAGCCCATGTTG GCAGAGGCATGTAAATCCATCGAGTACGCCATGAAGAAATGCCCCAACGGGATGTACTCTGAGATCAAGTATGATGGAGAACGTGTGCAGGTCCACAAGAATGGAGACAACTTCAGCTACTTCAGCCGCAGCCTCAAACCAGTGTTGCCACACAAA GTGGCCCATTTCAAGGACTACATCCCTCAGGCTTTTCCCGGAGGCCACAGTATGATATTGGATGCTGAAGTCCTCCTAATTGACACAAAGACCAGTAAACCCCTGCCCTTTGGGACCTTGGGTGTACACAAG AAAGCAGCCTTTCAAGATGCCAATGTGTGCCTTTTTGTTTTCGACTGTATCTACTTCAATGGCGTGAGTCTCATGGAGAG GCCTCTGAGTGAACGCAGGAAGTTCCTGCATGACAACATGGTTGAAGTTCGCAACAGGATCCTGTTCTCAGAGATGAAGCACGTCACT aggGCAGGAGATCTGGCTGATATGATAACTCGTGTCATCAGAGAGGGACTAGAAGGCCTGGTGCTGAAAGACATAAAG GGCAGCTATGAACCAGGGAAGCGCCACTGGCTGAAAGTGAAGAAGGACTATTTGAACGAAGGGGCGATGGCAGACACAGCTGACCTGGTGGTGCTGGGGGCCTTCTATGGAAAAGGCTCGAATG GGGGCATCATGTCCAGTTTTCTAATGGGCTGTTATGACCCAGACTCCAAGAAATGGTGCACAGTCACCAAGTGCTCCGGAGGCTATGATGACGCCACCTTGGCCAGGCTCCAGAAAGAGCTGGATGTGATCAAAATCAGCAAG GACCCAAGCAAAATCCCAGGCTGGTTGAAAATCATCAAGAACTATTATCCAGATTTCATTATTCGCAACCCTGAG CAAGCACCTGTCTGGGAGATCACAGGCGCAGAGTTTTCCAAATCTGAAATGCACACCGCTGATGGCATCTCTATCCGCTTTCCCCGCATGACGCGCATCCGTGATGACAAGGACTGGAAGAGCGCCACCAACTTGCACCAGCTTAAA GAGCTCTTCCGCATATCAAAGGAGAACTGTGACTTTAAAGTGACAGCTGGACCGTCTACATACGGCGATGACAAGGGCTCATCAGGAGGGGACAGCGGAGGAAACTCCCCGTCGTCCTCGTCCCATGGAAGTGCTCCACCCAAGAAAACCA ACAGCAGCAACCCACCCAAACCAAAGGCGGTAAAATCCCAGCCTCGCACTCCTGGCTCAGAAACACCCAGTGCCAAGAAG GTGAAGAAAAGTGAAAGTGTTCACAGCAATGGACAGACCAAAGCAAAGGCAACGTCTCAACTGCTGGAACCAAGGAATGACAAG ACACTACTGGACATCTTCAGTGGGGTGAAGCTTTTCCTACCCGTCtcagtgcaggactttgacaaaCTGAGGCGGTACTTTGTGGCGTATGACGGAGACCTCGTACTGGACTATGATGCCGCCTCAGCCACACATACGCTGGCTGAACCTGAAGAGGACAGCCAGGCCCAGAGAGTGTCACCCAGCTGGATCTGGGAATGTATCCGCAAGAGGCGTGTCGTCCCTCCCTgttaa